GCCAAGCTCTTCGCTAAAGAATTGGGCTTATAGCCTACTTTTGCTACATAATCCAGCACGCGCCTCTCAAGGTCCTTACTGATACGCGCCTGTTCGGCTTTATGATTGATCACCAATGAAACAGTAGATTTGGAGACATTCAGTTCCTGTGCAATTTCTTTAATAGATTTGGCCATAAGAGCATTTCATAAAATTAAGTGAAATTAGAAAATAAAATGAAAAGTAACTTCCTATCAAGATCAATGAATTCTTAAACAATCGTGTGCATAAAATTATCTGAACATGTTTTTGACAAACCCCGTCCATATTACCGTGCATATTTCAACAATTGAAACTCTTTATGCTGGTGACATTTCGTTGTTCCCACATTTCTGTTTAATACCAAATAACTTCTTCGTGACAACTGGGGATCTTGGTTGCAGTAGCCCTGTTTACTAGCTCCTTATCTCACTAACACAATAGCATCTGAGGTCAGCTAAAGTATCTTCACCATAATAATACTATAACACTACTTAGTCAATACTTCACGCGTACTGGAGCTCTATCTTGTCAACGAATTATTATTTTACTGATCTATATCAAAAAACATTAATTTTTGTCGAATATTAATAAATATTCAAAAGTAAATACAAAAATCTGAGCTACTTTATCATTTTTTAATGAAAATGTTAATTTTTTTTTAAATTTACTCGCTGCTAGCTCCTTATGAAAAACACCAAATCATACCAATACCAAGAACTTCTCCCCCTTATACAGCAAGGGGATCAGCGAGCTTTTTCGGTATTATATGATTTATTTGCCCCCGATCTGACTTCTTTTATAGCAAAAAAAATCAGCAGTCGTGAAATCGCTGAGGATATCCTACATGACCTTTTTATTTCAGTATGGAAAAATAGGGCTTTAATTGCAGAAATAGAGTCTCTTCCGGCTTATCTATTTAGTTCTTGCCGCTATTTGGTGCTTGCCCATTACCGCAAAGAGATGAAAATACAGATTACCCAAGGCATTGAACATCTTGAGTTTGAAGATCAATCCATACCAATCGAGGATCGACTTTATTACCGTTACATCATCGACATTGTTGCCAAAGAAGTAGAAAATCTTCCTCAAAAATGTCAGGAAGTATTCAAGTTGAGCCGCGAATATTATATGAGTAACAAAGAGATTGCTATAAAATTAGGAATCAGTGAATCCACTGTAGAAAAACATATCAACAAGGCTATTCGCCATTTACGCACCGCAACAGGTAATCTATTTCACTTTATCTTATTCTTTTAGTTATCCGCAATCTTCTATTAATAAAAAAATATATTTTTTTTCATTTTGAGTAGAGGCTCCTTCCTTTTTACATCACTTGTATTATAACCAACCAGTATAACGTTGCGATTTATGAAGCGAGTGAAAGAATTATATAGACTGATTAGCAGTTTTCTGAGCCGGTCCGAAAATATTGAGGAACGTAAACAACTTTTTAAGTGGTTTGATCAGCAATCGGCCGGTAAAATACCCCCAGAGCAGTTTTCTACCATCCAAAAGAATGTAAAAAATCGCTTGTTAGCTGAAATTGGCGTAATAGAAAAAAAATCCAATAATATAAAGTATGTAAGGATT
The window above is part of the Sphingobacterium sp. ML3W genome. Proteins encoded here:
- a CDS encoding RNA polymerase sigma-70 factor, producing the protein MKNTKSYQYQELLPLIQQGDQRAFSVLYDLFAPDLTSFIAKKISSREIAEDILHDLFISVWKNRALIAEIESLPAYLFSSCRYLVLAHYRKEMKIQITQGIEHLEFEDQSIPIEDRLYYRYIIDIVAKEVENLPQKCQEVFKLSREYYMSNKEIAIKLGISESTVEKHINKAIRHLRTATGNLFHFILFF